The Candidatus Nitrosocosmicus franklandus genome contains a region encoding:
- a CDS encoding bifunctional DNA primase/polymerase — MTSIYDNLHYFYYQMGINLIPMDSRNKRPLVNWKEWQDKVIPNEIFEKLKNEGLFKNGFALFTGRIWRGPNRGKYLICIDIDNNGGMEEFVASFTEIKSIQELSQHTLVVQHEDAKSERAHIYMIVEKPIHKICGISTISIINKEINSELPAIEVKTDSSTLLIGPGSLHKNGFHYEIQGTKSIQILDDKKTSLLKTALDNICLKYNGNYTKYPSLPSLQEMDEDDYLVYAGNNRHLNLLRKIDSWYSLSNKVLTFDELFKRAMTWNDLHCKPPLDENEASILVKQSMGWINTKIDSSLDKGNDNSKVKYEFQKENPKIESIVVDKERIFDKIPDKMLVEYILRIIQKTVKREDSLIRLILYTSLSTFTSDPLNLGIVAPTSEGKTYAVSEVIKLFPKQNVWMIGNMSPKVLIRDKGILVDQNNEPIIERVKEIKSQIEKQKDENIKNDLKERLKALYDDSKVLIDLSNMILVFLEPPHSDTWNILKPILSHDTLEIEHPYVYKTETKGLEVKHIVTRGWPACIFCSAKDDSSWSMWPEIQSRFFITSPNMVKQKYQDSNILIAQKKGLPALVQEQLIISKEDLDLAKECILLLKEELLLNYSNNVWIPFQSILSESLPSEKGPDVRIADRIFSMLVLITKVNSYNRPKLVYGKEILTITLLSDLEEVLKLIHNITGIPSYKVDFLTEIFIPLYLSKKEPLQKDDKSEDRIAVYTNELSDYFKKIKGKSLTTDAIKKIYLMELKNNGLIDDFQSEVDKRKNGYYPIVDVDQFSSTNEKCINYTNLSVDDNKLQFFKLKMSNNYNKIDENWLDFQIIGLIKYGIGRANLFKLLDQGNNQICICRFVKEYNKFGSLSRYFQGVENYVYYSKVFRGIRKL, encoded by the coding sequence ATGACTTCAATTTATGACAATTTGCATTACTTCTACTATCAAATGGGCATTAATTTAATCCCAATGGATTCGAGAAATAAGCGACCATTAGTAAACTGGAAAGAATGGCAGGATAAGGTTATTCCTAATGAAATTTTTGAAAAATTGAAAAACGAAGGTTTATTCAAAAATGGCTTTGCATTGTTCACAGGAAGGATTTGGAGAGGACCGAATAGAGGAAAATACTTGATATGTATAGATATTGACAATAACGGAGGTATGGAAGAGTTTGTTGCCTCCTTTACTGAGATCAAGTCTATTCAAGAATTGTCTCAACACACCCTAGTAGTTCAACATGAAGATGCTAAGAGTGAGAGAGCTCATATTTACATGATTGTAGAAAAACCAATTCACAAGATTTGTGGAATTAGCACAATTAGTATTATCAATAAGGAAATAAACTCTGAATTACCTGCAATTGAGGTAAAGACTGATAGTTCCACATTACTGATCGGACCTGGATCACTCCACAAGAATGGTTTTCATTATGAAATTCAAGGAACTAAATCCATCCAAATTCTTGATGATAAAAAAACATCCTTGCTTAAAACTGCCTTAGACAATATTTGTCTCAAATATAATGGGAACTATACAAAATACCCTTCGTTACCTAGTCTTCAGGAAATGGATGAAGACGATTATCTAGTATATGCTGGTAACAATCGCCATCTTAATCTATTACGAAAAATAGATTCATGGTATAGTCTGTCTAATAAGGTGTTGACATTTGATGAATTATTTAAAAGAGCGATGACTTGGAATGACCTTCATTGTAAACCCCCATTAGATGAAAATGAAGCATCTATCCTAGTAAAGCAATCTATGGGTTGGATAAATACGAAAATTGACTCATCTTTGGATAAAGGAAATGATAACTCTAAAGTCAAATATGAGTTTCAAAAAGAAAATCCAAAGATCGAGTCTATAGTGGTAGACAAAGAAAGAATATTTGATAAAATTCCAGATAAAATGCTTGTAGAGTATATTCTAAGAATTATTCAAAAAACAGTAAAGAGAGAGGATTCTTTAATCCGTCTAATATTATATACATCTTTAAGTACTTTTACTTCCGATCCTCTCAACCTCGGCATAGTGGCGCCAACAAGTGAGGGAAAGACTTATGCAGTATCAGAAGTCATTAAACTATTTCCAAAACAAAATGTCTGGATGATAGGTAATATGTCTCCAAAGGTATTGATCCGAGACAAAGGTATTCTGGTTGATCAGAACAACGAACCAATTATCGAAAGGGTCAAAGAAATAAAATCTCAAATTGAAAAACAAAAGGATGAAAATATTAAAAACGACTTGAAAGAACGGCTTAAAGCATTATATGATGACTCTAAAGTTCTAATTGATCTTTCAAATATGATTTTGGTATTCTTGGAGCCTCCACATTCTGACACCTGGAATATTTTAAAACCTATCTTATCCCATGATACTTTAGAAATTGAGCATCCTTATGTTTACAAAACAGAAACGAAAGGACTGGAAGTAAAGCATATCGTTACAAGAGGTTGGCCTGCATGTATATTTTGTAGCGCAAAAGATGATTCAAGCTGGTCAATGTGGCCTGAGATACAAAGTAGATTCTTTATCACATCTCCTAATATGGTAAAGCAAAAATACCAAGATTCCAATATCTTAATCGCCCAAAAGAAGGGTCTTCCTGCGTTAGTTCAGGAACAACTCATCATCTCAAAAGAAGATTTGGATCTTGCAAAAGAATGTATTTTATTACTCAAGGAAGAATTGCTATTAAACTATTCTAATAACGTATGGATTCCATTTCAATCTATATTATCTGAATCGCTTCCATCTGAAAAAGGTCCCGATGTTAGAATAGCCGATAGAATTTTTTCAATGCTTGTTCTAATTACAAAGGTGAATTCGTATAACAGACCCAAGCTGGTTTATGGTAAAGAAATACTTACAATTACACTGCTTTCAGACCTAGAAGAAGTTTTAAAACTAATTCATAATATTACAGGAATTCCTTCTTACAAGGTAGATTTTCTTACTGAAATCTTTATACCATTATACTTATCCAAGAAAGAGCCATTACAAAAAGATGATAAAAGCGAAGATAGGATAGCAGTTTATACAAACGAATTATCCGATTATTTCAAAAAAATAAAAGGAAAATCGCTAACCACAGATGCTATAAAAAAGATATACCTCATGGAACTAAAAAATAATGGCCTTATCGATGACTTTCAATCTGAGGTGGACAAGAGAAAAAACGGATACTATCCTATTGTTGATGTAGACCAATTCAGCTCCACAAACGAAAAATGCATAAATTACACGAATTTATCTGTTGATGACAATAAATTACAGTTCTTCAAGCTTAAGATGTCTAATAATTACAATAAAATCGATGAAAACTGGTTAGATTTTCAAATTATTGGCTTAATAAAATACGGAATTGGGAGAGCAAATCTATTCAAATTATTAGATCAAGGGAATAACCAGATTTGCATATGTCGATTTGTAAAAGAATATAACAAATTCGGTTCGTTAAGTCGGTATTTTCAGGGAGTTGAAAATTATGTTTATTATAGTAAAGTCTTTCGAGGAATAAGAAAACTATAA
- a CDS encoding AbrB/MazE/SpoVT family DNA-binding domain-containing protein, translating to MNITENVESIEDNKEQYRKVQSLVGEHSFSIVLPKLYALKLGLGKGDFVKVRYDSNRIIIEKAV from the coding sequence ATGAACATTACAGAAAATGTAGAAAGTATAGAAGACAACAAAGAACAATACAGAAAAGTTCAGAGCTTGGTAGGAGAACATTCCTTTTCAATTGTTCTTCCGAAATTATATGCCCTAAAACTAGGTTTAGGTAAAGGAGATTTTGTCAAGGTTCGTTATGATTCAAACAGAATCATCATTGAAAAGGCGGTGTAA
- a CDS encoding TspO/MBR family protein — translation MISYVQKVLKFIISIIICQSAGIFGSLFTFDSISDWYVTLEKPAFAPPNWIFGPVWITLYFLMGLSLYIVWKDELKSKTRNAFFVVFGIQLILNALWSFLFFGLRSPFLGLLDIILLDIMVIVTIIYANSISKLAMILLIPYLIWIVFASFLNYVIFLVN, via the coding sequence ATGATATCATATGTACAAAAAGTTCTTAAATTTATCATTTCAATAATTATTTGTCAATCCGCAGGTATATTTGGTTCATTATTTACTTTTGACTCTATCTCTGATTGGTATGTGACACTGGAAAAACCTGCATTTGCTCCACCTAATTGGATATTTGGTCCTGTTTGGATTACCTTGTATTTTCTTATGGGTCTATCTTTGTACATAGTCTGGAAAGATGAGTTAAAATCAAAGACTAGAAACGCCTTTTTTGTAGTATTTGGAATTCAATTAATTCTGAATGCTTTGTGGTCATTCTTGTTTTTTGGATTAAGATCACCATTCTTAGGATTATTAGATATCATACTACTTGATATTATGGTAATAGTTACTATAATTTATGCAAACTCAATTTCTAAACTTGCTATGATACTTTTAATTCCATATTTAATCTGGATAGTTTTCGCTTCTTTTCTAAACTATGTGATCTTCTTGGTTAATTAG
- a CDS encoding universal stress protein, which produces MDLRVILVPYDSSYFSENALEYAVYLAKVIFLGDPKKRIIKVIMLHVIQEIPLTKTLLGKMKINRKNKNLSLNEHADSIYQETKTLMQKDMDEKKKTYKSIDGIKIESRILYGDPANQIIDYSNSYRVDLIVMGSNGLQGLAKFKGLGSVSRKVSEAVSRPMTIIR; this is translated from the coding sequence TTGGATCTACGAGTTATCTTAGTACCTTACGATAGTTCCTATTTTTCTGAAAACGCATTGGAGTATGCAGTATATCTAGCCAAAGTGATATTTTTAGGCGACCCAAAAAAACGAATAATCAAGGTCATAATGTTACATGTGATACAAGAAATACCACTTACTAAAACTCTTTTAGGTAAAATGAAAATTAATCGCAAAAATAAGAATTTATCTTTGAATGAGCATGCTGATAGTATATACCAAGAAACAAAAACTCTGATGCAAAAAGATATGGATGAGAAAAAGAAGACTTACAAGTCCATAGACGGAATCAAAATAGAATCACGGATTCTTTATGGCGACCCCGCTAATCAAATCATTGATTATTCTAATAGTTACAGAGTTGATTTGATAGTTATGGGAAGTAATGGGCTGCAAGGTTTGGCTAAATTTAAAGGACTTGGTAGTGTCTCAAGAAAAGTATCAGAAGCAGTTTCACGACCTATGACAATAATAAGGTAA
- a CDS encoding bile acid:sodium symporter family protein: protein MSKSKAEPHSQTPNLEKDDLILLIAIAISTVTGILVPSFGIIFEPYLLVLLGSLLFLNLIKMDLQQLGLQFKRPIPIILFTVIKLLAIPLLLFAVTNIIYPSLAIPVLLLSGISTGLGAPFVINVFEKSHQLPLVVGMIISSSIVVPLVLPSLVYLLVDVEKFHIPLLDMIILLAEALFLPLFAGWLVKGKAPKLAKKIEVSSFIPSVILISFMNLGIYAKFSNYFISEYSFVITMIVTAFALFFVYGFIGYFTSYIIGKKDKSSRVAAFVIMSYVNNTLVVVFASQFFGTEVAALAAFYNLAYYGLMVPLKKLFFE from the coding sequence GTGTCAAAAAGTAAAGCCGAACCGCATTCACAGACACCGAATTTAGAGAAAGATGATTTAATTCTCCTTATTGCAATTGCCATTTCTACAGTAACAGGTATATTGGTACCTTCATTTGGAATAATATTTGAACCTTATCTTCTGGTTCTGCTCGGATCTTTACTATTCTTAAATTTGATCAAAATGGATCTTCAACAACTAGGATTACAGTTTAAAAGACCCATTCCCATCATATTATTTACTGTTATCAAGCTTTTAGCAATTCCTCTCCTTTTGTTTGCAGTTACAAATATAATTTATCCATCACTTGCAATTCCAGTATTACTTCTTTCAGGAATATCAACTGGGTTGGGAGCCCCATTTGTAATTAACGTTTTTGAAAAAAGCCATCAATTGCCGTTAGTCGTGGGAATGATAATATCATCATCTATTGTTGTTCCGCTTGTTTTGCCCTCCCTGGTGTATTTGTTGGTCGATGTAGAAAAATTCCATATTCCTCTTTTGGATATGATAATATTATTAGCTGAAGCTCTGTTCCTACCCTTATTTGCAGGTTGGTTAGTAAAGGGTAAAGCTCCAAAGTTAGCAAAAAAAATTGAAGTTAGCTCTTTCATACCTTCAGTCATTCTAATATCATTCATGAATCTAGGAATATATGCAAAATTCTCCAACTATTTCATTTCTGAATATTCATTTGTAATAACAATGATTGTTACAGCATTTGCTTTATTCTTTGTGTATGGATTTATAGGCTATTTCACCTCATATATCATAGGAAAAAAGGACAAATCATCCAGAGTTGCTGCCTTTGTAATTATGAGTTATGTAAATAATACCCTTGTAGTTGTATTTGCATCTCAATTTTTCGGAACGGAAGTAGCTGCCCTAGCAGCATTCTATAATTTGGCATACTATGGTTTAATGGTACCTTTAAAAAAGTTATTTTTTGAATAG
- a CDS encoding universal stress protein, producing MPFKRILVPFDTSELSIKALEKALELAMVNRSQIFVLHVINEIPLPIHYSKIESKNNEVTITPLVNKLHNEIKSEMIEIMEEVKNTYAKQNVSITTEIKIGEPAEIIVDFTKQNNIDLIVMGSIGHKGISGMFKKLGSVVRKVAEEVDCALLIVR from the coding sequence ATGCCTTTCAAACGCATATTAGTACCATTTGATACTTCAGAGTTGTCGATTAAGGCCCTAGAAAAGGCTTTGGAATTAGCTATGGTGAATCGATCTCAAATTTTCGTACTACATGTAATTAATGAAATACCATTACCAATTCATTATTCAAAAATAGAGTCAAAAAACAATGAGGTGACCATAACTCCACTAGTTAATAAACTCCATAATGAGATAAAGAGTGAAATGATCGAGATTATGGAGGAGGTGAAAAACACATATGCTAAACAAAACGTTTCAATCACCACAGAAATTAAAATAGGTGAACCAGCAGAAATAATCGTTGATTTTACTAAACAAAATAACATTGATCTCATTGTTATGGGTAGTATTGGACATAAGGGAATTTCAGGAATGTTTAAAAAATTAGGAAGTGTTGTAAGAAAGGTTGCAGAAGAAGTAGACTGTGCATTGTTAATTGTAAGATAA
- a CDS encoding V-type ATPase 116kDa subunit family protein produces the protein MQDLDDLVKSDLTRLEKLTENFRWFNSHYENLKKEYTRQHVVVEG, from the coding sequence ATGCAAGATCTAGATGATCTTGTCAAATCCGATCTAACTAGATTAGAAAAATTGACAGAGAACTTTAGATGGTTTAATTCTCATTACGAGAACCTAAAGAAAGAATATACTAGACAGCATGTTGTAGTTGAGGGGTAG
- a CDS encoding Rieske 2Fe-2S domain-containing protein gives MSEDFIKVADTKDIPPSQMKEVQVDGENICIANVDGKYYAIGSICTHEGGPLAEGTLDRYEVECPWHGSRFDVRTGEVISPPANEPEPVYEVKLDGNNVLIMKQDKSKSPPQSELELLEKIKVEGTDMMSFKFSKPSREIDSSQQTRLSDYAAGQFAFFDIGGVNNDPKGPIRHFTLSSSPTEDFIMFTTRMRDSPYKKRLAALDESAKVKVRGPEGQFVLHDDYSKPAVFLSGGIGVTPFRSMIKYVTDKQLPLKIIMFDSNRDPVNILFKKEFDSWTTLNKNLNIIYSVSNEDKPEENQVTTTKDWKGEHGRINKEMILKHLDNTVLNNSIFYICGPPGMLKAMQSLLQEELKIAEDRIKVEEFTGY, from the coding sequence GTGAGCGAAGATTTCATTAAAGTTGCTGATACTAAAGACATACCACCATCACAAATGAAAGAAGTTCAAGTTGACGGTGAAAATATCTGTATTGCCAATGTTGACGGAAAATACTATGCCATCGGTAGTATTTGTACTCATGAAGGCGGTCCATTAGCAGAAGGCACTCTCGATAGATATGAAGTCGAATGTCCGTGGCATGGTTCCAGGTTCGATGTAAGAACAGGAGAGGTAATTAGTCCACCAGCAAATGAACCAGAACCGGTTTATGAAGTAAAATTAGATGGCAATAATGTACTAATTATGAAACAAGATAAAAGTAAATCCCCGCCCCAATCTGAGCTAGAATTATTAGAAAAAATTAAGGTGGAGGGGACCGATATGATGTCGTTTAAGTTTAGTAAACCGAGTAGAGAAATAGACTCGAGTCAACAAACCCGGTTATCTGATTATGCTGCAGGTCAATTTGCATTTTTTGATATAGGTGGTGTCAATAATGATCCCAAAGGTCCGATCAGGCATTTTACCCTTTCTTCTTCTCCAACGGAGGACTTTATAATGTTCACAACAAGGATGAGAGACTCGCCATACAAAAAGAGGCTTGCTGCATTAGATGAAAGCGCCAAAGTCAAGGTTAGGGGTCCTGAAGGACAATTTGTGTTGCACGACGATTATTCAAAGCCAGCTGTGTTTCTTTCAGGGGGAATAGGTGTTACGCCGTTTAGAAGTATGATTAAATATGTTACAGATAAACAACTACCATTAAAAATAATAATGTTTGATTCAAATAGGGATCCAGTTAACATCCTTTTCAAAAAAGAATTTGATAGTTGGACAACATTAAACAAAAATCTAAATATAATCTATTCTGTTAGTAATGAAGATAAACCTGAGGAAAATCAAGTGACAACTACAAAGGATTGGAAAGGAGAGCATGGGAGAATAAATAAAGAAATGATTCTTAAACATCTAGACAATACTGTATTAAATAATTCCATATTCTACATTTGTGGTCCTCCAGGTATGTTAAAAGCGATGCAGTCGTTACTTCAGGAAGAATTAAAAATAGCAGAAGATAGAATAAAGGTAGAAGAGTTTACAGGTTACTGA
- a CDS encoding patatin-like phospholipase family protein: MSGNTLENVLILQGGGSLGAFGCGVYKALLKNNVNLDVIAGTSIGGVNAAIIAGSKKEDNTDQILEDFWLELSEGFVDIDKLSPYSVWNWYMKTFQIPLKFDYYLFPSSLSAAVAGIEETYSSDRIEMDIKVKQMKSFYSSFFFGNSKMFIPRWSSEYALNDLEYFTPQKWTFLYDHMPLAKTLERYISYDKLRPGGNSNIRLILTAVNVLNARPLTFDSYKEQITAKHILATSAYPLYNFRWIEVKDGVFAWDGGLLSNTPLREVITATPVRDKRIFIVENYPKNIDSLPNNLAEVYHRARDIMFSDKTEHNVQMSKVISRYLDYIEQLYQIVDKNVDKLHLDEKQLKSIRQKYKVYKLEHGAEIKEIYHIKREEPYPHMTENADFSPQTIKNSIREGEEKTNEIIKNKKISR; encoded by the coding sequence TGGTGGGTCTCTGGGTGCTTTTGGATGTGGTGTCTATAAAGCTCTCCTAAAAAATAATGTCAATTTAGATGTGATTGCAGGCACTTCCATCGGTGGTGTAAATGCTGCAATAATAGCTGGTAGTAAAAAGGAGGACAATACAGATCAGATCTTAGAGGATTTTTGGCTAGAGCTATCTGAAGGCTTTGTGGATATCGATAAACTTTCTCCATATTCTGTTTGGAATTGGTACATGAAAACTTTTCAAATACCATTAAAGTTCGACTATTATCTCTTTCCTTCATCTTTGTCTGCTGCAGTAGCAGGAATAGAAGAAACCTATTCTTCAGATAGAATTGAAATGGATATAAAAGTAAAACAAATGAAGTCTTTTTACAGTTCTTTCTTTTTTGGAAATAGTAAAATGTTTATCCCCAGGTGGTCATCAGAATACGCTTTAAATGACCTAGAATATTTTACACCACAAAAATGGACTTTTCTATACGATCATATGCCTTTAGCAAAAACTTTAGAAAGATACATCAGTTATGACAAATTAAGACCAGGTGGAAATTCAAATATACGGTTAATCTTGACGGCCGTAAATGTTTTAAATGCCCGACCTTTAACATTCGATAGCTATAAGGAACAGATAACTGCTAAACACATCCTTGCAACATCTGCTTATCCACTATACAATTTTCGCTGGATAGAAGTCAAAGACGGAGTATTTGCATGGGATGGTGGCCTGTTGAGCAACACTCCATTAAGGGAGGTTATAACCGCTACACCAGTAAGAGATAAAAGAATATTCATTGTAGAAAACTATCCAAAGAACATAGATAGTCTGCCAAATAATCTAGCTGAAGTTTACCACAGAGCGAGAGATATCATGTTTTCTGATAAAACAGAACATAACGTACAAATGTCAAAGGTGATATCAAGGTATTTAGATTATATCGAACAACTTTATCAAATAGTAGATAAAAATGTTGATAAATTACATCTTGATGAAAAACAACTTAAAAGTATACGTCAAAAATATAAAGTATACAAACTAGAGCATGGTGCAGAAATCAAAGAAATCTACCATATAAAGCGTGAAGAACCATATCCTCATATGACTGAAAATGCAGATTTCTCACCTCAGACTATCAAGAATTCGATTAGGGAAGGAGAAGAAAAAACAAACGAAATTATAAAAAATAAAAAGATATCTAGATGA